In one window of Patescibacteria group bacterium DNA:
- a CDS encoding prepilin-type N-terminal cleavage/methylation domain-containing protein: MKNKQGFSLIELLITIGLTISISVISIPLYGNLQASTKLDESLAQAVDFLRSAREQSRAGLRGANHGVYFDPGNHKVVLYQGPSFFIRDEVYDQVLNLEPGVTISTTIPANDINYTQSAGDPDAIGQVEFNFGGEKRGIEINQYGIPLEIKTHVEI; this comes from the coding sequence ATGAAAAACAAACAAGGCTTTTCATTAATTGAATTGTTAATAACTATTGGTTTAACCATTTCGATTTCGGTTATTTCAATTCCGTTATACGGTAATCTGCAAGCGTCAACAAAATTAGATGAAAGTTTGGCCCAGGCGGTTGATTTTTTGCGTTCAGCGCGGGAGCAGAGTCGAGCCGGCTTGCGGGGAGCTAATCACGGCGTGTATTTTGATCCCGGTAACCATAAAGTTGTTTTATATCAAGGTCCTTCGTTTTTCATTCGTGATGAGGTCTATGACCAAGTTTTGAATTTGGAACCAGGCGTAACCATTTCAACAACGATTCCAGCTAATGATATAAATTACACACAAAGTGCTGGTGATCCGGATGCAATAGGGCAAGTGGAATTTAATTTTGGTGGTGAAAAAAGAGGCATAGAGATTAATCAATACGGAATTCCCCTGGAAATAAAAACGCATGTTGAAATTTAG
- the recO gene encoding DNA repair protein RecO, whose amino-acid sequence MNETFNIQGIILKRDDFRETDGRVLVYSQEKGLMELIARGTKKAKSKLAAHLEPMSLVEIMIIRGKNYDYVGSALARDCFRNLKEDYNKIMSTGAVLRRVGEVVKAHEVDENIFFLLVDFLSSLNSVKAVEKDECSTTQKDYGFFIFKLMSLLGYQPILNTCLGCGQIDQSKKLYFNAKKGGLECEHCVSALPEERKYNILVSIEAVILLRKILENSFANILKLEIEERVQVEIDLVIKFFEKYHLN is encoded by the coding sequence ATGAACGAAACCTTCAATATCCAGGGTATAATTTTGAAAAGAGACGACTTTCGGGAAACCGATGGTCGTGTTTTGGTTTATAGTCAAGAAAAGGGTTTAATGGAGCTGATTGCGCGGGGAACAAAGAAGGCAAAGTCGAAGTTGGCGGCGCATCTAGAACCGATGTCATTGGTGGAAATTATGATAATCAGAGGAAAGAACTATGATTATGTCGGCTCAGCTTTGGCACGCGATTGTTTTCGCAATCTTAAAGAAGATTATAATAAGATAATGAGCACGGGTGCAGTTTTGCGGCGCGTGGGTGAAGTTGTGAAAGCGCACGAGGTAGATGAAAACATTTTTTTTCTATTGGTCGATTTTTTGAGCAGCCTAAATTCCGTTAAAGCAGTCGAGAAAGATGAATGTTCGACTACACAAAAAGACTATGGATTTTTTATTTTTAAATTAATGTCCTTGCTCGGCTATCAACCAATTTTGAATACATGCCTTGGCTGTGGCCAAATTGATCAGTCGAAAAAATTATATTTTAATGCCAAGAAGGGTGGGTTGGAGTGTGAGCACTGTGTGAGCGCCCTTCCAGAAGAGCGAAAATATAATATTTTAGTTTCAATTGAGGCTGTTATTTTATTACGGAAAATTTTGGAAAATAGTTTCGCTAATATTTTAAAGCTTGAAATTGAAGAAAGGGTGCAGGTAGAGATTGATTTGGTTATAAAATTTTTCGAAAAATACCACCTTAACTAG
- the ruvX gene encoding Holliday junction resolvase RuvX, whose protein sequence is MKYLGVDWGEKRIGLAIGEDEVKLASPFKVANDFRELVKIIKSEEIEVVVIGVPYSISDVTHKLPQRFADFLESLKQAIDIPIKEVDERLSSKAGDARIGDKKTKASRDEIAAMEILQSYFDSI, encoded by the coding sequence ATGAAATATTTAGGCGTTGATTGGGGGGAAAAAAGAATTGGTTTGGCCATAGGTGAAGACGAAGTAAAACTCGCTTCACCTTTTAAGGTTGCCAATGATTTTCGAGAGTTGGTGAAAATCATTAAGAGCGAAGAGATTGAAGTGGTGGTCATTGGCGTGCCTTATTCGATTTCCGACGTGACGCACAAGCTCCCGCAAAGATTTGCGGATTTTTTGGAAAGTTTGAAACAGGCAATTGATATTCCAATTAAAGAGGTTGACGAACGCTTATCAAGTAAGGCTGGTGATGCTCGCATCGGTGACAAAAAAACAAAAGCTTCGCGCGATGAGATTGCGGCGATGGAGATTTTGCAAAGTTATTTTGATTCGATATGA
- the map gene encoding type I methionyl aminopeptidase — MITIKTKEEIAIMREGGNILSSILAKLGDMVKPGVSTADLEKEANRLILAAGGRPAFKGYKVGSAKPFPTALCTSINSEVVHGPAIPARILKKGDVIGIDIGMEYPAKNGMFTDMAITVPVGVVDKKILNLLEATKKSLELAISKVRAGAEIREIGIAVQRYVEARGYSVVRDLVGHGVGHGVHEAPQVPNFEIPKKSMDNIILKSGMTIAIEPMVNIGKYQVRNANDGFTIVTTDGSVSAHFEHTVAVTDDGCEVITAF, encoded by the coding sequence ATGATAACAATTAAAACAAAAGAAGAAATTGCGATTATGCGCGAGGGGGGTAATATATTGTCTAGTATTTTGGCTAAATTAGGCGACATGGTGAAACCAGGCGTGAGTACTGCAGATCTCGAAAAAGAAGCTAATCGGTTGATTTTGGCGGCAGGAGGTAGACCAGCTTTTAAGGGATATAAGGTGGGTAGTGCAAAGCCTTTTCCGACTGCATTGTGCACTTCGATAAATAGTGAGGTTGTTCATGGTCCAGCAATACCAGCCAGGATCTTAAAAAAAGGGGATGTTATTGGAATTGATATTGGTATGGAGTATCCGGCCAAAAATGGGATGTTTACAGATATGGCAATTACGGTACCAGTGGGCGTAGTTGATAAAAAGATTTTAAATCTACTGGAGGCAACAAAGAAGTCTTTGGAGTTAGCGATTAGCAAGGTAAGAGCGGGAGCGGAAATTCGCGAGATTGGCATAGCCGTACAGAGATATGTTGAGGCACGTGGTTATTCCGTGGTTCGTGACTTAGTTGGTCATGGGGTTGGACACGGCGTTCATGAGGCGCCCCAAGTACCAAATTTTGAAATCCCCAAGAAGAGTATGGATAACATTATTTTGAAATCTGGCATGACAATCGCGATTGAGCCGATGGTTAATATTGGAAAATATCAAGTTAGAAATGCCAATGACGGTTTTACAATCGTAACCACTGATGGTAGCGTGAGCGCTCATTTTGAACATACGGTCGCAGTGACCGATGATGGTTGTGAGGTGATTACAGCTTTTTAA
- a CDS encoding type II secretion system F family protein: MQKINNPKKSALDMDISIGGINFGQKITFAKHLAVMLKSGLTITEALDIVYGQAEGKLKKVIGVIKRSVDAGNSLSVSLGKFPKIFPPIFVNTVFVGESSGTLDENLDNLANHLKKDKELMDKIKGAMVYPMIVLTLAFVLAMAISFVVLPKITPLFKGLGMDLPMSTRVLIAFSDIIQKQGKLLFPMIVAGVIFLLWIFRQKFFKPVSDYLILQIPIVKNISRNKNLTIFSSTLGTLLKSGLNIDEALRITKDTIDNYYYRKALEDLAMKTRQGTKMSENLSRHGNLFPSLLVSMLKIGENSGRLEEVLTYLADYYETEVNNATKTLSTAIEPMLLIFIGLMVGGLAIAIITPIYKMTGNVQN; this comes from the coding sequence ATGCAAAAAATAAACAATCCTAAAAAAAGCGCGCTAGATATGGATATTAGTATCGGTGGTATTAATTTTGGTCAAAAAATTACCTTTGCGAAGCATTTGGCCGTGATGTTGAAGTCTGGTTTGACGATTACAGAGGCTTTGGATATTGTCTACGGACAGGCTGAAGGAAAGTTAAAGAAAGTTATTGGTGTGATTAAACGATCGGTTGATGCAGGCAATTCTTTATCAGTTTCGCTGGGAAAATTTCCCAAAATTTTTCCACCTATTTTTGTAAATACAGTTTTTGTGGGTGAGTCGTCGGGAACCTTGGATGAGAATTTAGATAACTTGGCTAATCATTTAAAAAAGGACAAGGAGTTGATGGATAAGATTAAAGGCGCGATGGTATATCCGATGATTGTTTTGACCTTGGCTTTCGTTTTAGCTATGGCGATTTCTTTTGTCGTTTTACCAAAAATAACGCCGCTATTCAAGGGCTTGGGTATGGATTTGCCAATGTCGACTCGGGTCTTAATCGCTTTTTCTGATATTATCCAAAAACAAGGTAAACTTCTTTTTCCGATGATTGTTGCGGGGGTAATATTTTTATTATGGATATTTAGACAGAAGTTTTTTAAACCGGTGTCTGATTATTTAATTTTGCAAATTCCGATTGTAAAAAATATTAGCCGCAATAAAAATTTAACGATTTTTTCTTCTACCCTGGGAACACTATTAAAAAGTGGTTTAAATATTGACGAGGCCTTGCGCATTACTAAGGATACGATTGATAATTATTATTATCGAAAGGCCTTGGAAGATTTGGCTATGAAGACTAGGCAAGGAACCAAAATGTCGGAGAACCTTAGTCGTCATGGCAATCTTTTTCCGTCTCTTTTGGTGAGCATGCTTAAGATTGGTGAAAATTCCGGTCGCTTGGAAGAGGTATTGACGTATTTGGCTGATTATTATGAAACTGAGGTTAATAATGCCACTAAAACTCTTTCAACCGCCATTGAGCCGATGCTTTTGATTTTTATTGGTTTAATGGTTGGTGGTTTGGCGATTGCTATTATCACACCTATCTATAAGATGACGGGCAATGTGCAGAATTAG